From Oreochromis aureus strain Israel breed Guangdong linkage group 4, ZZ_aureus, whole genome shotgun sequence, a single genomic window includes:
- the mylk5 gene encoding myosin light chain kinase, smooth muscle isoform X2, with protein sequence MNSDGSKQRYVSTFKMRIKAPGPSPAPGNGPGVIGTRTSVKCTDAGSKHLDPPVFIQPLEDCCVDEGTDIRLRGVLKGSLPIKISWLHNGEVAHFGKASFNGREASFVVRECLPEDAGAYTCLAESSAGKTSCSAAVVVRDFESICGVQNRASKTPTSPSKSVMGNGTLPQTPKDELHKFKGSICMSPTGSDRQSPVSSPKEVIPKKRANSRIGQSLCFEKPPQHVEVKVGQTARLTCSFTGSPPVASCWIRNKEQIVDGLELRTENTNRSSTLVIEEAKPQDTGRYTIVVKDRKSSAEHTITLSVIDRPQPPASSPVISLVSPSSLVLSWSGPCYDGGSAILGYVVEVNNQGSAEPEVWKELTSECKSTSYKVSSGLQPQQEYCFRVKAYNAVGLSEPGPVSPVVRMEKRDKIKEEAAPQMYTTVSIDSSHKVTEHYDMQEKLGMGKFGMVYKLIHKETGRVCAGKFYKGRRAKEREAARNEIELMNYLHHPKLVQCLAAYDHKSEIVMVMEFIAGGELFERIVDDNFEHTEPSSMHYMQQILEGIAYMHQQNIVHLDLKPENIVCVDTTGTSIKIIDFGLASRVDQNTPLKVMHGTPEFVAPEVINYEPVGLETDMWSIGVICYILLSGESPFQGNSDAETLALVTAAQWEFDEESFDEITEEAKNFISSLLNKDPRRRMTCEQALAHPWMAAFKSKELTLTKSLSKEKMKRFLARQKWKKAGKAMLALKRMALLSKAEGSASPTTPGGESPLSPEAEEALTSLELKLQEAPVFTKRLKDRTVTQGSSARLSCHLTGYPDPEVLWLCGDEPIEESPTVQIEYEEDGQCTLVLAKVGPEDGNVYTCRATNDHGEVFCSAKLTVQK encoded by the exons ATGAATAGTGATGGCAGCAAACAGCGTTATGTGTCGACCTTCAAAATGCGCATCAAGGCCCCCGGTCCATCACCTGCACCTGGGAACGGGCCAGGAGTTATTGGTACAAGGACCTCAGTAAAATGTACTGATGCAG GGTCTAAACATCTGGATCCACCTGTCTTCATACAGCCTCTGGAGGACTGCTGTGTAGATGAAGGGACTGACATTAGGTTGCGTGGGGTTCTCAAAGGAAGTCTACCGATCAAAATATCATGGCTGCACAATG GTGAAGTGGCCCATTTCGGGAAGGCTTCCTTCAATGGCAGGGAGGCCAGTTTTGTTGTGAGGGAGTGCTTACCAGAAGACGCTGGTGCCTACACCTGCTTGGCAGAAAGCAGTGCAGGGAAGACATCTTGCAGTGCTGCTGTGGTTGTAAGAG ACTTTGAAAGTATCTGTGGTGTGCAGAATCGCGCTTCGAAGACTCCCACTTCTCCATCCAAAAGTGTAATGGGAAATGGAACGTTACCGCAGACTCCAAAAGATGAGCTACACAAATTCAAAGGATCTATTTGTATGTCTCCTACAGGCTCTGATAGGCAGAGCCCAGTCTCATCTCCAAAAG AAGTCATCCCAAAGAAGCGAGCCAACTCAAGGATAG gCCAATCATTATGTTTTGAAAAGCCACCGCAGCACGTGGAGGTGAAGGTGGGACAAACTGCCAGGCTGACGTGTAGTTTTACTGGAAGCCCTCCTGTAGCATCTTGTTGGATCAGAAACAAAGAACAG ATTGTGGACGGCCTAGAGCTGAGGACAGAAAATACTAATCGGAGTAGTACGCTGGTTATAGAAGAGGCTAAACCCCAGGACACAGGTCGCTACACCATTGTAGTAAAAGACCGAAAGAGCTCAGCAGAACACACAATCACCCTTTCTGTTATAG ACAGACCACAACCTCCTGCCTCCAGTCCAGTGATCTCCCTTGTCTCCCCATCCAGCCTTGTGCTATCCTGGTCAGGCCCCTGCTATGATGGCGGCAGTGCCATCCTTGGTTATGTTGTTGAAGTAAATAACCAAGGAAGTGCAGAGCCTGAGGTTTGGAAGGAGCTAACAAGCGAGTGTAAGAGTACCTCATACAAAGTGTCTTCTGGGCTTCAGCCACAACAGGAATACTGCTTCAGAGTAAAGGCCTATAACGCGGTAGGACTAAGTGAGCCAGGCCCAGTGTCACCAGTGGTGAGAATGGAGAAAAGAG ACAAGATAAAAGAAGAAGCAGCCCCTCAGATGTATACCACTGTGTCTATTGACTCTTCCCACAAAGTCACGGAACACTACGATATGCAGGAGAAACTTGGAAT GGGAAAATTTGGCATGGTGTACAAGCTCATCCACAAAGAGACAGGACGTGTGTGCGCTGGGAAGTTCTACAAAGGACGCCGTGCCAAGGAGAGGGAAGCTGCTCGTAATGAGATAGAGTTGATGAACTACCTCCACCACCCCAAACTGGTTCAGTGTCTGGCAGCATATGATCACAAGTCTGAAATAGTCATGGTGATGGAGTT TATTGCAGGTGGGGAACTCTTTGAACGTATTGTGGATGACAACTTTGAGCACACGGAGCCTTCAAGTATGCACTACATGCAGCAGATCCTGGAGGGGATTGCCTACATgcatcagcaaaacattgtcCATCTGGACCTCAAACCTGAAAACATCGTATGTGTTGACACCACAGGCACCTCCATAAAGATCATTGACTTTGGCTTAGCCAGTAGAGTAG atcaaaacacacCTCTGAAGGTGATGCACGGGACTCCAGAATTTGTGGCCCCTGAAGTGATCAACTATGAGCCTGTGGGTTTGGAGACTGATATGTGGAGCATTGGGGTGATCTGCTACATACT GCTCAGTGGGGAATCTCCATTCCAGGGAAACAGTGATGCAGAGACCTTGGCCTTGGTCACAGCTGCTCAGTGGGAGTTTGACGAGGAGAGCTTTGACGAGATAACAGAGGAGGCTAAAAATTTCATAAGCTCCCTGCTCAACAAAGACCCGAG GCGTAGGATGACCTGTGAACAGGCACTTGCCCATCCCTGGATGGCAGCATTTAAGTCTAAAGAGCTCACTCTGACCAAGAGTCTGTCCAAAGAGAAGATGAAGAGGTTTTTGGCTAGACAGAAGTGGAAG AAAGCTGGCAAGGCCATGTTAGCACTGAAGAGAATGGCTCTGCTCTCTAAAGCGGAAGGctctgcatctcccacaactccTGGAGGAG AATCACCCCTGAGCCCAGAGGCAGAGGAAGCGTTGACCTCCCTGGAGCTTAAGCTGCAGGAAGCCCCAGTGTTCACAAAGAGGTTGAAAGACCGGACTGTAACTCAGGGATCCAGTGCCCGTCTCTCGTGTCACCTCACAG GATACCCTGACCCGGAGgtgctgtggctgtgtggtgATGAGCCCATTGAGGAGTCCCCCACTGTGCAAATAGAGTATGAGGAAGATGGCCAGTGTACGCTGGTTCTAGCCAAAGTTGGCCCAGAGGACGGCAATGTGTACACCTGTAGGGCCACTAATGACCATGGGGAGGTATTTTGCTCAGCCAAATTAACTGTCCAAAAATAG
- the mylk5 gene encoding myosin light chain kinase, smooth muscle isoform X1, with the protein MLKSDMNSDGSKQRYVSTFKMRIKAPGPSPAPGNGPGVIGTRTSVKCTDAGSKHLDPPVFIQPLEDCCVDEGTDIRLRGVLKGSLPIKISWLHNGEVAHFGKASFNGREASFVVRECLPEDAGAYTCLAESSAGKTSCSAAVVVRDFESICGVQNRASKTPTSPSKSVMGNGTLPQTPKDELHKFKGSICMSPTGSDRQSPVSSPKEVIPKKRANSRIGQSLCFEKPPQHVEVKVGQTARLTCSFTGSPPVASCWIRNKEQIVDGLELRTENTNRSSTLVIEEAKPQDTGRYTIVVKDRKSSAEHTITLSVIDRPQPPASSPVISLVSPSSLVLSWSGPCYDGGSAILGYVVEVNNQGSAEPEVWKELTSECKSTSYKVSSGLQPQQEYCFRVKAYNAVGLSEPGPVSPVVRMEKRDKIKEEAAPQMYTTVSIDSSHKVTEHYDMQEKLGMGKFGMVYKLIHKETGRVCAGKFYKGRRAKEREAARNEIELMNYLHHPKLVQCLAAYDHKSEIVMVMEFIAGGELFERIVDDNFEHTEPSSMHYMQQILEGIAYMHQQNIVHLDLKPENIVCVDTTGTSIKIIDFGLASRVDQNTPLKVMHGTPEFVAPEVINYEPVGLETDMWSIGVICYILLSGESPFQGNSDAETLALVTAAQWEFDEESFDEITEEAKNFISSLLNKDPRRRMTCEQALAHPWMAAFKSKELTLTKSLSKEKMKRFLARQKWKKAGKAMLALKRMALLSKAEGSASPTTPGGESPLSPEAEEALTSLELKLQEAPVFTKRLKDRTVTQGSSARLSCHLTGYPDPEVLWLCGDEPIEESPTVQIEYEEDGQCTLVLAKVGPEDGNVYTCRATNDHGEVFCSAKLTVQK; encoded by the exons ATGTTAAAATCAG ACATGAATAGTGATGGCAGCAAACAGCGTTATGTGTCGACCTTCAAAATGCGCATCAAGGCCCCCGGTCCATCACCTGCACCTGGGAACGGGCCAGGAGTTATTGGTACAAGGACCTCAGTAAAATGTACTGATGCAG GGTCTAAACATCTGGATCCACCTGTCTTCATACAGCCTCTGGAGGACTGCTGTGTAGATGAAGGGACTGACATTAGGTTGCGTGGGGTTCTCAAAGGAAGTCTACCGATCAAAATATCATGGCTGCACAATG GTGAAGTGGCCCATTTCGGGAAGGCTTCCTTCAATGGCAGGGAGGCCAGTTTTGTTGTGAGGGAGTGCTTACCAGAAGACGCTGGTGCCTACACCTGCTTGGCAGAAAGCAGTGCAGGGAAGACATCTTGCAGTGCTGCTGTGGTTGTAAGAG ACTTTGAAAGTATCTGTGGTGTGCAGAATCGCGCTTCGAAGACTCCCACTTCTCCATCCAAAAGTGTAATGGGAAATGGAACGTTACCGCAGACTCCAAAAGATGAGCTACACAAATTCAAAGGATCTATTTGTATGTCTCCTACAGGCTCTGATAGGCAGAGCCCAGTCTCATCTCCAAAAG AAGTCATCCCAAAGAAGCGAGCCAACTCAAGGATAG gCCAATCATTATGTTTTGAAAAGCCACCGCAGCACGTGGAGGTGAAGGTGGGACAAACTGCCAGGCTGACGTGTAGTTTTACTGGAAGCCCTCCTGTAGCATCTTGTTGGATCAGAAACAAAGAACAG ATTGTGGACGGCCTAGAGCTGAGGACAGAAAATACTAATCGGAGTAGTACGCTGGTTATAGAAGAGGCTAAACCCCAGGACACAGGTCGCTACACCATTGTAGTAAAAGACCGAAAGAGCTCAGCAGAACACACAATCACCCTTTCTGTTATAG ACAGACCACAACCTCCTGCCTCCAGTCCAGTGATCTCCCTTGTCTCCCCATCCAGCCTTGTGCTATCCTGGTCAGGCCCCTGCTATGATGGCGGCAGTGCCATCCTTGGTTATGTTGTTGAAGTAAATAACCAAGGAAGTGCAGAGCCTGAGGTTTGGAAGGAGCTAACAAGCGAGTGTAAGAGTACCTCATACAAAGTGTCTTCTGGGCTTCAGCCACAACAGGAATACTGCTTCAGAGTAAAGGCCTATAACGCGGTAGGACTAAGTGAGCCAGGCCCAGTGTCACCAGTGGTGAGAATGGAGAAAAGAG ACAAGATAAAAGAAGAAGCAGCCCCTCAGATGTATACCACTGTGTCTATTGACTCTTCCCACAAAGTCACGGAACACTACGATATGCAGGAGAAACTTGGAAT GGGAAAATTTGGCATGGTGTACAAGCTCATCCACAAAGAGACAGGACGTGTGTGCGCTGGGAAGTTCTACAAAGGACGCCGTGCCAAGGAGAGGGAAGCTGCTCGTAATGAGATAGAGTTGATGAACTACCTCCACCACCCCAAACTGGTTCAGTGTCTGGCAGCATATGATCACAAGTCTGAAATAGTCATGGTGATGGAGTT TATTGCAGGTGGGGAACTCTTTGAACGTATTGTGGATGACAACTTTGAGCACACGGAGCCTTCAAGTATGCACTACATGCAGCAGATCCTGGAGGGGATTGCCTACATgcatcagcaaaacattgtcCATCTGGACCTCAAACCTGAAAACATCGTATGTGTTGACACCACAGGCACCTCCATAAAGATCATTGACTTTGGCTTAGCCAGTAGAGTAG atcaaaacacacCTCTGAAGGTGATGCACGGGACTCCAGAATTTGTGGCCCCTGAAGTGATCAACTATGAGCCTGTGGGTTTGGAGACTGATATGTGGAGCATTGGGGTGATCTGCTACATACT GCTCAGTGGGGAATCTCCATTCCAGGGAAACAGTGATGCAGAGACCTTGGCCTTGGTCACAGCTGCTCAGTGGGAGTTTGACGAGGAGAGCTTTGACGAGATAACAGAGGAGGCTAAAAATTTCATAAGCTCCCTGCTCAACAAAGACCCGAG GCGTAGGATGACCTGTGAACAGGCACTTGCCCATCCCTGGATGGCAGCATTTAAGTCTAAAGAGCTCACTCTGACCAAGAGTCTGTCCAAAGAGAAGATGAAGAGGTTTTTGGCTAGACAGAAGTGGAAG AAAGCTGGCAAGGCCATGTTAGCACTGAAGAGAATGGCTCTGCTCTCTAAAGCGGAAGGctctgcatctcccacaactccTGGAGGAG AATCACCCCTGAGCCCAGAGGCAGAGGAAGCGTTGACCTCCCTGGAGCTTAAGCTGCAGGAAGCCCCAGTGTTCACAAAGAGGTTGAAAGACCGGACTGTAACTCAGGGATCCAGTGCCCGTCTCTCGTGTCACCTCACAG GATACCCTGACCCGGAGgtgctgtggctgtgtggtgATGAGCCCATTGAGGAGTCCCCCACTGTGCAAATAGAGTATGAGGAAGATGGCCAGTGTACGCTGGTTCTAGCCAAAGTTGGCCCAGAGGACGGCAATGTGTACACCTGTAGGGCCACTAATGACCATGGGGAGGTATTTTGCTCAGCCAAATTAACTGTCCAAAAATAG
- the fzd2 gene encoding frizzled-2 codes for MRLKLGKMRFCKTFFFAVLLPLLISAQYQGDNGIVVPEHGFCQPISIPLCTDIAYNQTIMPNLVGHSNQEDAGLEVHQFYPLVKVQCSPELKFFLCSMYAPVCTVLEKAIPPCRSICERAKQGCEALMNKFGFQWPDRLRCENFPVLGDGQICVGQNDSSTATVPPVISVPGTSDVSIISPRGRPFHCPSVLKVPPYLNYKFLEEKDCAAPCESSRSGGKMFFSDKEIHFSRIWILVWSVLCCASTLFTVTTYLVDMQRFRYPERPIIFLSGCYTMVSIAYIAGFFLGDRVACNDSFTPDGYKTIVQGTKKEGCTILFMMLYFFSMASSIWWVILSLTWFLAAGMKWGHEAIEANSQYFHLAAWAVPAVKTISILAIGQIEGDVLSGVCFVSLSNLDPLRGFVLAPLFIYLFIGTSFLLAGFVSLFRIRTIMKHDGTKTEKLERLMVRIGVFSVLYTVPATIVIACFFYEQAFRPHWEHSWVSHNCRSLAIPCPMHPGPHMTPDFTVFMIKYLMTLIVGITSGFWIWSGKTLNSWHKFYTRLTNGKQGETTV; via the coding sequence ATGAGACTTAAACTTGGGAAGATGCGTTtttgcaaaacttttttttttgcggtcctgctgcctctgctgatATCAGCACAGTATCAAGGCGACAACGGAATAGTTGTCCCAGAACATGGATTTTGTCAGCCGATTTCGATACCTCTGTGCACGGACATTGCTTATAACCAAACCATCATGCCCAATTTAGTGGGTCATTCCAACCAGGAGGACGCAGGGCTCGAAGTGCACCAGTTTTACCCGCTCGTGAAGGTACAGTGCTCGCCAGAGTTGAAATTCTTCCTGTGTTCCATGTATGCGCCTGTTTGTACAGTTTTGGAAAAGGCCATTCCTCCATGCAGATCGATTTGCGAGAGGGCCAAGCAGGGTTGCGAGGCTCTTATGAACAAGTTTGGCTTTCAGTGGCCGGACCGATTGCGCTGCGAAAACTTCCCTGTGCTGGGAGATGGACAAATCTGCGTGGGCCAAAATGACTCCTCCACTGCCACCGTCCCTCCGGTTATATCTGTTCCAGGAACGTCGGATGTCTCCATAATCTCCCCACGTGGAAGGCCATTCCATTGCCCGTCTGTTCTTAAAGTTCCCCCatatttaaattataaatttttaGAAGAAAAGGACTGTGCCGCTCCCTGTGAGTCATCTAGGAGCGGTGGGAAAATGTTTTTCAGTGATAAAGAAATTCATTTCTCCCGCATATGGATTCTAGTTTGGTCTGTGCTTTGTTGTGCGTCTACTTTATTCACAGTAACCACTTATTTAGTTGACATGCAACGCTTCAGATACCCCGAGCGGCCCATCATCTTCTTGTCTGGCTGTTACACTATGGTCTCCATTGCCTACATAGCAGGCTTCTTCCTCGGTGATAGGGTGGCGTGCAATGACAGCTTCACCCCTGATGGCTATAAGACCATAGTCCAAGGCACCAAAAAAGAAGGTTGTACTATCCTCTTCATGATGCTCTATTTCTTCAGCATGGCCAGCTCCATATGGTGGGTCATTCTATCTCTCACCTGGTTCCTGGCTGCAGGTATGAAATGGGGCCACGAGGCCATTGAAGCTAACTCTCAGTATTTTCACCTGGCAGCCTGGGCAGTGCCAGCTGTCAAGACCATTAGCATCCTGGCCATTGGGCAGATTGAAGGTGATGTGCTCAGCGGAGTCTGCTTTGTGAGTCTCAGCAACCTGGATCCTCTACGGGGCTTTGTTTTGGCCCCTCTCTTCATTTATCTTTTCATCGGCACCTCTTTCTTGCTGGCTGGCTTTGTGTCACTGTTCAGAATCCGCACCATCATGAAACACGATGGCACCAAGACGGAGAAGCTGGAGCGATTAATGGTGCGGATCGGGGTATTCAGCGTGCTCTACACGGTCCCTGCCACCATTGTTATTGCATGTTTCTTCTATGAGCAGGCCTTTCGGCCCCACTGGGAGCACAGCTGGGTCAGCCACAACTGCAGGAGCCTGGCCATTCCCTGCCCTATGCATCCTGGACCCCACATGACACCAGACTTCACCGTCTTCATGATCAAATATCTGATGACCCTGATAGTGGGCATCACCTCTGGTTTCTGGATCTGGTCTGGAAAGACTCTGAACTCCTGGCATAAGTTTTACACAAGGCTGACAAATGGCAAACAGGGAGAGACCACTGTGTAG
- the moto gene encoding meiosis-specific coiled-coil domain-containing protein MEIOC gives MAFDGRQSAFANSLFHTYQRQVGVNAGGGNGSTVAIPFISIPSASQQEQDTASYVPWSYSTQDDPYELIRCAQPSIKSRKPPENADYDGESDLQGLVSNILDDADSQDSFYSEGTLPTCNPIWSPKTLSEELLQYLQSEAKMQHNPPFTPNYVSQESFSKAQQRSGDKDVGELMQQSNGLVSNQQWLFNGESYLPHPQKLPPGLPVPNAGSSYTSQMQQNKHVTMSSYNKGVNSQAFNNFPDISDIFRPQSENNTPCFESFYEDNYIQDSIKPNGIGQYVPEHINHLVSSFQSLMTHGNDGMYCGDLGNMHKQIVGMDHEDNVAEQWKITSPTMSRQSSPGNQIPKQLMGELGTAQRERNRVKKQTFKKDGFQDLPDFYPRSTDYVQQPKQFPALLNHPNQYPKKMVHRENINVSTNQYSKHQLQNKTKSQVQKEKSKMQADGFLREGSARRPQFNTSMREGEAQLLSQNPYFHFQETGQYKRFDGENSMVNAGNVQQFTPFVYPANDPRRYSGIPVKSNFSSRSTRPYASSVPGMEADDVIPLNESAAFNSYLSDMRTHRRDNTYHGMASAMTTSVLMNHGGPVIQLYFYLDECYEQWKCLEKERKRTEVILTKTFLEKRTPAVTNSNLPKTPPNPTRVDHLIVNQIKQQAKVASLLEKMECLCGVPLPANIHTALNKNHMAICVTQARCKEEAANMTKHQWQRPNFTKDRDTLLMVMALKDLAATTRKLCTALWCALQITLPKPINIQDHHIIKEDANKEKCPSSFEGYSFRL, from the exons ATGGCGTTTGATGGACGTCAGAGCGCATTTGCAAATTCACTCTTCCACACTTATCAACGTCAG GTGGGTGTTAATGCGGGAGGTGGAAATGGCAGTACAGTAGCAATACCCTTCATTTCCATCCCCAGTGCATCACAGCAGGAACAGGACACTGCATCCTATGTGCCCTGGTCTTATTCTACTCAGGATGATCCTTATGAACTCATTAGATGTGCCCAGCCCAGCATTAAAAGCAG GAAACCCCCTGAAAATGCTGATTATGATGGTGAGAGTGATCTACAGGGTCTAGTGTCAAATATTTTGGATGATGCAGATTCACAGGATAGCTTCTACAGTGAAGG GACCCTACCTACATGCAATCCCATCTGGTCTCCAAAGACATTGAGTGAAGAACTGCTACAGTATTTACAATCTGAGGCTAAAATGCAGCACAACCCTCCCTTTACTCCAAACTATGTATCTCAGGAAAGTTTCAGTAAAGCACAGCAGCGGTCAGGAGACAAAGACGTTGGCGAGCTAATGCAACAGTCGAATGGGCTTGTTTCTAATCAACAGTGGCTTTTTAATGGAGAGAGCTACCTCCCCCATCCCCAAAAGCTGCCACCAGGTCTACCAGTACCAAATGCTGGAAGCAGCTATACATCACAGATGCAACAGAACAAACATGTCACCATGTCGTCTTATAATAAAGGAGTCAATAGTCAGGCTTTTAATAATTTTCCTGACATCAGTGACATTTTTAGACCTCAAAGTGAAAACAACACACCCTGTTTTGAATCTTTCTATGAAGATAACTACATCCAGGACAGCATAAAGCCAAATGGTATTGGGCAGTATGTACCAGAACACATTAACCATCTGGTCAGCAGTTTTCAGTCATTAATGACACATGGGAATGATGGCATGTATTGTGGAGACCTGGGAAACATGCATAAGCAGATAGTGGGTATGGACCATGAAGACAACGTGGCCGAACAATGGAAAATAACCAGTCCTACAATGTCAAGACAGAGTTCTCCTGGAAATCAGATCCCAAAGCAGCTGATGGGGGAATTGGGGACAGcgcaaagagaaagaaacagagtgaAGAAACAAACATTCAAAAAGGATGGCTTTCAAGATCTACCCGATTTCTACCCTCGAAGCACAGACTACGTCCAGCAGCCAAAGCAGTTCCCTGCACTTTTAAACCACCCAAATCAATACCCAAAAAAGATGGTGCATAGAGAGAACATAAATGTAAGTACAAACCAGTATTCAAAACATCAGCTGCAGAATAAGACAAAATCCCAggttcagaaagaaaaaagcaaaatgcaaGCAGATGGATTTCTAAGAGAGGGCTCTGCTAGGAGGCCCCAGTTCAACACTTCCATGAGAGAGGGGGAAGCACAGCTCCTTTCACAAAACCCATACTTTCACTTCCAGGAGACTGGGCAGTATAAGAGATTTGATGGTGAAAACAGCATGGTCAATGCAGGGAATGTACAGCAGTTCACGCCTTTTGTGTATCCTGCAAATGACCCCAGGAGGTACTCGGGGATCCCTGTCAAATCCAACTTCAGCTCTAGATCCACACGGCCTTATGCAAGTAGTGTTCCTGGCATGGAAGCAGATGATGTGATTCCACTTAAtgaatctgcagctttcaactccTATCTCAGTGACATGAGGACCCACAGAAGGGACAATACTTATCATGGAATGGCCTCAGCAATGACAACTTCAGTGTTAATGAATCATGGAGGACCTGTGATTCAGCTTTACTTCTATCTGGATGAGTGTTATGAACAGTGGAAGTGTttggagaaggagagaaaaagg ACAGAAGTCATccttacaaaaacatttcttgAGAAAAGGACTCCAGCAGTGACCAACAGTAACCTGCCCAAAACTCCACCAAATCCCACAAGAGTTGACCACCTCATTGTTAATCAGATAAAACAACAAGCAAAG GTGGCAAGTCTTCTGGAGAAAATGGAGTGTCTATGTGGTGTTCCCCTTCCAGCAAACATTCACACAGCCCTGAACAAGAATCATATGGCCATTTGTGTCACACAGGCAAGATGTAAGGAGGAAGCTGCGAACATGACCAAGCACCAGTGGCAGAGACCTAATTTCACGAAGGACAGAG ACACCTTGTTGATGGTCATGGCTCTAAAGGACCTAGCTGCTACCACTAGGAAGCTCTGCACAGCTCTGTGGTGTGCCCTCCAGATCACACTGCCAAAACCCATCAACATCCAGGATCATCATATTATCAAGGAGGACGCAAACAAGGAGAAGTGCCCTTCTTCATTTGAAGGATACTCTTTTAGGTTATAA